The Camelina sativa cultivar DH55 chromosome 14, Cs, whole genome shotgun sequence genome includes a window with the following:
- the LOC104739991 gene encoding uncharacterized protein LOC104739991: protein MVEEELLSLANSDNLTRTDSVEKKRVREDEDDVVLDSPEVKRLRDDLFDVLDDSDPEPVSQDLDSVMKSFEHELSTTATGGDTQPDLGYLLEASDDELGLPPPPPPLPSVVSPVPVAKEEETTDLVRASSDSSGIDEIWGFEDHVSDYADLDFCPGAGDYVAVEGLFEFSDDCFDSGDLFSWRSESLPAE, encoded by the coding sequence ATGGTGGAAGAAGAGTTGTTGTCGTTGGCTAATTCTGACAATCTAACTCGGACTGACTCCGTCGAGAAAAAACGAGtcagagaagacgaagacgacgtCGTTCTCGACTCGCCGGAGGTGAAGAGGTTGAGAGATGATCTATTCGATGTTCTCGATGACTCGGATCCTGAACCGGTGAGTCAAGATCTCGACTCGGTTATGAAAAGTTTCGAACACGAGCTATCAACCACCGCGACCGGAGGAGATACTCAGCCGGATCTCGGTTATCTTCTCGAGGCTTCTGATGACGAGCTCGGTttaccacctcctcctcctcctcttccgtCGGTTGTTTCTCCGGTTCCCGTAGCGAAGGAGGAAGAAACGACGGATTTGGTGCGAGCTTCGTCTGATTCGTCTGGGATCGATGAGATTTGGGGATTCGAAGACCACGTTTCGGATTATGCTGATTTAGATTTTTGTCCCGGCGCTGGAGATTACGTTGCTGTTGAAGGACTTTTCGAGTTTTCCGACGATTGTTTTGATTCCGGCGATCTATTTTCGTGGCGGTCGGAGTCGTTACCGGCGGAATGA